The genomic region GGGGTTTTGAACGCCCAGTCATACGCCTTGAGCATGAACGCCCCATCTAATGTGTCAAACAAACTCATGCCAGCGGCAAAAAGAATGGGTAAAGAGAGCATGCCCACCACACTCACTTTAATCGCACTGCTAGAAAGGGCTAAAAGCGCGATTTCACTAGCGGTATCAAAGCCTAGCCCAAAAAGAAAACCCACAGGATAAATGTGCCACGACTTGGAGATGAAATTAAACAAGGGCTTAAAAAAGCGGTTGAGTAAGCCCCTACTCGTTAAAAGCCGTTCAATCTCTTCATTTTGTTGCTGGCTTAGGCTTTCATTAGAATGCGATTTTTTGAAGATTTTTAATAAATCTATTAAAATAATCGCATTCAATAGCCCTATAATGAGCAAAAAAAGCCCAGAAATTAAAGTCCCCACTACCCCCCCTATTTCTTCTAGCATCGGCGTATGCTCTTTAGCCCAAGCGATCGCAAACGCGCTGATGATGGTCATTAAAATCACCACGCTTGAATGCCCCATAGAAAAGTAAAACCCCACACCATAGGCGTTTTTGCCTTGTTGGGTGAGCTTTCTAATGGTGTTGTCTATGCAAGCGATGTGATCCGCATCAAACGCATGCTTTGCCCCTAGCATGTAGGCCATAGACGCCGCCGCATAAAACGAAGCGTTATTAGCCATAAAAAGTAACGCTAAACCCAATGCATGCAAGAACACAATCGCTAAAAAATAAGGAAACCACAATTTCACAGCACGCCTTTTTGTAAAAATAATATTTTTTGAATGATTGTAATATATTTTGTTAAATTAGAAAATTTTAGGATTTGTTTTTTGATTATTTTCTGCAAATTGCCCTAAAAAATTTTTAACTAGATTAGTTTTTCC from Helicobacter pylori harbors:
- a CDS encoding HoxN/HupN/NixA family nickel/cobalt transporter → MKLWFPYFLAIVFLHALGLALLFMANNASFYAAASMAYMLGAKHAFDADHIACIDNTIRKLTQQGKNAYGVGFYFSMGHSSVVILMTIISAFAIAWAKEHTPMLEEIGGVVGTLISGLFLLIIGLLNAIILIDLLKIFKKSHSNESLSQQQNEEIERLLTSRGLLNRFFKPLFNFISKSWHIYPVGFLFGLGFDTASEIALLALSSSAIKVSVVGMLSLPILFAAGMSLFDTLDGAFMLKAYDWAFKTPLRKIYYNISITALSVFIALFIGLIELFQVVSEKLHLKFENRLLSTLQSLEFTDLGYYLVGLFVIAFLGSFFLWKIKFSKLEG